From a region of the Janthinobacterium sp. 61 genome:
- the dksA gene encoding RNA polymerase-binding protein DksA produces the protein MTKTNKSTPAANQDIPLISEDQIRAMSEDDYMNPAQLAFFKARLQQLEKDLLKNAGETTEHLRETVLVPDPADRATIEEEHALELRTRDRERKLLKKVQQSIASIDAGDYGWCEETGEPIGIPRLIARPTATLSLEAQQRRELKQKLYGD, from the coding sequence ATGACCAAAACTAATAAATCGACCCCGGCCGCCAACCAAGACATCCCTCTCATCAGCGAAGACCAAATTCGCGCCATGAGCGAAGATGACTACATGAATCCGGCACAACTGGCATTCTTCAAGGCGCGCCTGCAGCAGCTCGAAAAAGACTTGCTGAAAAACGCCGGCGAAACCACGGAACACTTGCGTGAAACCGTGCTCGTACCGGACCCTGCCGACCGCGCCACCATCGAGGAAGAGCATGCGCTGGAACTGCGCACGCGCGACCGCGAACGCAAATTGCTGAAGAAAGTACAGCAATCGATCGCCAGCATCGACGCCGGCGACTATGGCTGGTGCGAAGAAACGGGCGAGCCTATCGGCATCCCGCGCCTGATCGCCCGTCCGACCGCCACCTTGTCGCTGGAAGCACAGCAACGGCGCGAACTGAAGCAAAAGCTGTACGGCGACTGA
- a CDS encoding GTP-binding protein: MALIPTTILTGFLGAGKTTLLNRILQEDHGMRIAVIENEFGQENIDNEILVQDSNEHIIEMNNGCICCTVRGDLIVGLTELARKRDAGLLAFDRVVIETTGLANPGPVAQTFFVDEEVGSHYMLDAIITVVDARHAMKQLDEYEEAQRQVGFADKLLLSKTDLVSEEDVATLTRRLKRINPRAPIAKVDFGRAPLAEVLDIRGFNLNEKLELDPDFLATETAHVHDHDHAHEHEHAHEHTGEKAHHHEHSDACATDCGHADHHHAQHSDDIAAFVFKSTQPFDSAKLDEFLGGLVQVYGPRMLRYKGVLLMQGAERKVVFQGVHQLMGSDLGAKWGENEVRGSKMVFIGKNLPKDIFIRGLEQCLV, translated from the coding sequence ATGGCACTGATTCCAACCACCATCCTTACCGGTTTCCTGGGCGCCGGCAAAACCACCTTGCTCAACCGCATACTGCAGGAAGACCATGGCATGCGCATCGCCGTGATCGAAAACGAGTTTGGCCAGGAAAACATCGACAATGAAATCCTGGTGCAGGATAGCAACGAGCACATCATCGAGATGAATAACGGCTGCATCTGCTGCACCGTACGCGGCGACCTGATCGTGGGCCTGACGGAACTGGCGCGCAAGCGCGACGCCGGCCTGCTGGCATTTGACCGCGTCGTCATCGAAACGACGGGCCTGGCCAATCCCGGCCCCGTGGCGCAAACCTTTTTTGTCGATGAAGAAGTGGGCAGCCACTACATGCTCGATGCCATTATCACGGTGGTCGATGCCCGCCATGCGATGAAACAACTCGATGAATATGAGGAAGCCCAGCGGCAAGTGGGCTTCGCCGACAAGCTGCTGCTGTCGAAAACTGACCTCGTCAGTGAAGAGGACGTGGCCACCCTGACACGCCGCCTGAAGCGCATCAATCCCCGCGCCCCCATCGCCAAGGTCGATTTCGGCCGCGCGCCGCTGGCCGAAGTGCTCGACATCCGCGGTTTCAACCTGAATGAAAAGCTGGAACTGGACCCGGATTTCCTGGCCACCGAAACGGCGCACGTCCACGATCATGACCACGCGCACGAGCACGAGCACGCCCATGAGCATACTGGCGAGAAAGCACATCATCACGAGCACAGCGACGCCTGCGCCACCGATTGCGGCCACGCAGACCACCACCATGCGCAGCATAGCGACGATATCGCCGCCTTTGTTTTCAAGAGCACGCAACCGTTCGACAGCGCCAAGCTCGATGAGTTCCTCGGCGGCCTGGTGCAAGTGTATGGCCCGCGCATGTTGCGCTACAAGGGCGTGCTGCTGATGCAGGGTGCCGAACGCAAGGTGGTATTCCAGGGCGTGCACCAGTTGATGGGCAGCGACCTGGGCGCCAAATGGGGCGAGAATGAGGTGCGTGGCAGCAAAATGGTGTTTATTGGCAAGAATCTACCAAAAGACATTTTTATTCGCGGACTCGAACAATGTTTGGTATAA
- a CDS encoding tyrosine recombinase XerC: protein MGEARGKAEWLASYLAQLATQRKLSPHTLDAYGRDLRALLELSGDTPWTALAHNEIRRYTAKLHSGGLDPRSIARKLSSWRGFFNWLSGETKLDANPVDGIRAPKQAKTLPKALSVDDAVRLVAPAQHQQGSAEPEQLCNRAMFELLYSSGLRVSELTSLDTHYCKAEGGQHASLGWLDMASFEVIVTGKGNKMRKVPVGKAALVALASWLAVRPPARDGSAALFLSTRNTRISPRVLQLRLKAHALATEIPANVHPHVLRHSFASHVLQSSGDLRAVQEMLGHSSITSTQVYTALDFQHLAHVYDQAHPRAKLK from the coding sequence ATGGGCGAGGCGCGCGGCAAGGCCGAATGGCTGGCCAGCTACCTGGCGCAGCTGGCCACGCAGCGCAAGCTGTCGCCGCACACGCTCGACGCCTACGGGCGCGACCTGCGCGCCTTGCTGGAACTGAGCGGCGATACGCCCTGGACCGCCCTCGCACACAACGAAATACGCCGCTACACGGCCAAGCTGCACAGCGGCGGCCTCGACCCGCGTTCGATCGCCCGCAAGCTGTCGTCGTGGCGGGGCTTTTTCAACTGGCTCAGTGGCGAGACCAAGCTCGACGCCAATCCCGTCGACGGCATCCGCGCCCCCAAGCAGGCCAAAACCTTACCGAAAGCCCTGTCGGTGGACGATGCCGTGCGCCTCGTGGCGCCCGCGCAACACCAGCAGGGTAGCGCCGAGCCGGAGCAATTGTGCAATCGCGCCATGTTCGAACTGCTGTATTCGAGCGGCTTGCGCGTCTCCGAACTGACCAGCCTGGACACCCATTACTGCAAGGCCGAGGGCGGCCAGCACGCCTCGCTGGGCTGGCTAGACATGGCCAGCTTCGAAGTCATCGTCACGGGCAAGGGCAACAAGATGCGCAAGGTACCCGTTGGCAAGGCAGCGCTCGTCGCGCTGGCCAGCTGGCTGGCCGTGCGCCCGCCCGCCAGGGATGGCAGCGCTGCCTTGTTTTTAAGCACGCGCAACACGCGCATCTCGCCGCGCGTATTGCAGCTGCGCCTGAAGGCGCATGCGCTGGCCACCGAAATCCCCGCCAACGTGCACCCGCACGTGCTGCGCCACTCGTTCGCCTCGCATGTGCTGCAATCGTCGGGCGACTTGCGCGCCGTGCAGGAAATGCTGGGCCATTCCAGCATCACCTCGACCCAGGTCTACACGGCCCTCGATTTCCAGCATCTGGCGCACGTGTATGACCAGGCGCACCCGCGCGCCAAGCTCAAGTAG
- a CDS encoding DUF484 family protein, which translates to MTATLDSSTVAQYLSEHPTFFEEHTALLGEVKLSSPLTGRTISLQERQMEVMRDKYKALELRMSKLSRLAEENGDIASKFHGWNQAMLQVRSDAAMPRVLVDALQSNFDVPYVSLRLWQVLPEHANGWFTEDVTADVRMFANSLQAPYCGSNRDFEAVHWLQADKIESTVMIALRAPGTTGTFGLLVLGSPDSERFTSSMGTDFLVHIGATASAALAALRAGSPA; encoded by the coding sequence ATGACCGCCACACTCGATTCCAGCACCGTCGCCCAGTACCTGAGCGAGCATCCGACTTTCTTCGAAGAGCATACCGCGCTGCTCGGCGAGGTCAAGCTGAGCAGCCCGCTGACGGGACGCACCATCTCGCTGCAGGAGCGGCAAATGGAAGTGATGCGTGACAAATACAAGGCGCTGGAACTGCGCATGTCCAAGCTGAGCCGCCTGGCCGAGGAAAATGGCGACATCGCCAGCAAGTTCCACGGCTGGAACCAGGCCATGCTGCAAGTGCGCAGCGATGCGGCCATGCCGCGCGTGCTGGTCGATGCCTTGCAAAGCAATTTCGACGTGCCCTATGTCAGCCTGCGCCTGTGGCAAGTGCTGCCGGAACACGCCAATGGCTGGTTCACGGAAGATGTCACGGCCGACGTGCGCATGTTCGCCAACAGCTTGCAAGCGCCGTACTGCGGCAGCAACCGCGATTTCGAGGCCGTGCACTGGTTGCAGGCGGATAAAATCGAATCGACCGTCATGATCGCCCTGCGCGCCCCCGGCACCACAGGCACCTTCGGCTTGCTGGTGCTCGGTTCGCCCGACAGCGAACGTTTTACCTCCAGCATGGGCACCGACTTCCTCGTGCATATCGGCGCCACGGCCAGCGCCGCCCTGGCCGCGCTGCGCGCCGGCTCGCCTGCCTGA
- a CDS encoding porin: MKKTLVALALFGAFAATAQAQSSVQIYGTIDAGLGKASNGTTSVTKRDNNKLGFKGTEDLGNGLKAIFQLEIRYESDTGTVENTSGINSRPLFQGQSRVGLQGDFGTLRLGRGLTAFQETSTSFEPWSGMPTPAGFQTDLTVAAYSSDPLSAPGNSKNRFSNAVFYNSPVMSGFQFNATVAAKEANNNAAVAATVRNLTTNATGNFAVAANVAPASNPYSVSATYNYAQFAAMAAYERNGLQAKLWSVGASFNPIAELKLMASYQHQDDGNFKIVNTDTKSWVLGANYDVGPGKIRAGYGQKTPDGVAKTKQASLGYDYNLSKRTYLYADISNKKSASAANYNNTTSVSYIGLGVHHNF; encoded by the coding sequence ATGAAAAAAACACTCGTTGCCCTCGCACTCTTCGGCGCTTTTGCCGCAACCGCACAAGCACAGTCGTCCGTCCAAATCTACGGCACGATCGATGCAGGCCTGGGTAAAGCATCGAATGGAACCACTAGCGTCACCAAACGCGACAATAACAAGCTGGGTTTCAAGGGCACGGAAGATCTGGGCAATGGCTTGAAAGCTATTTTCCAACTGGAAATTCGCTATGAATCCGACACCGGCACCGTAGAAAACACCTCGGGCATCAATTCGCGTCCGCTGTTCCAGGGTCAAAGCCGCGTCGGCCTGCAAGGCGACTTCGGTACCTTGCGCCTGGGTCGTGGCCTGACCGCCTTCCAGGAAACGAGCACCAGTTTCGAACCATGGTCCGGCATGCCGACGCCAGCGGGTTTCCAGACCGACCTGACCGTGGCCGCCTATAGCAGCGATCCGCTGAGCGCACCAGGCAACTCGAAAAACCGCTTCTCGAATGCCGTGTTCTATAACTCGCCAGTCATGAGCGGTTTCCAGTTCAACGCCACCGTGGCCGCCAAGGAAGCGAACAACAACGCCGCCGTTGCAGCCACCGTGCGCAACCTGACGACGAATGCCACGGGCAATTTCGCCGTAGCAGCCAATGTGGCGCCAGCATCGAACCCGTACTCGGTTTCGGCAACGTACAACTACGCCCAGTTCGCAGCCATGGCTGCCTACGAGCGTAACGGCCTGCAAGCCAAACTGTGGTCGGTCGGTGCATCGTTCAATCCAATCGCGGAATTGAAACTGATGGCGTCGTACCAGCATCAGGATGACGGCAATTTCAAAATCGTCAACACCGACACCAAATCGTGGGTGCTGGGCGCCAACTACGACGTCGGCCCAGGCAAGATCCGCGCTGGCTACGGTCAGAAAACGCCGGATGGCGTCGCCAAGACCAAACAGGCATCGCTGGGCTATGACTACAATCTGTCGAAACGTACCTACCTGTACGCAGATATTTCGAACAAGAAATCGGCCAGCGCCGCCAACTACAACAACACCACCTCGGTCAGCTACATCGGCCTGGGCGTACATCACAACTTCTAA
- a CDS encoding SEL1-like repeat protein yields the protein MANRETLGLIKGARAGDVACQLALGRVYLFGQGVPQSLPTALHWLARAAQENSQEACLLIGTHVPFEVAQPAARTLIPYYAQAFDAGLVQAGLVLAQLVLGNNASSCETLRAKARVALDAAVRAGLPDAQWLLSMQEGSSAASMPDSGVAGEHALDGDAPLYAWLEQAWSQGNHAGFLSQGLPQARELLQRQAAAGARTIALDTQQVLLLSRCAQALAPGGDVEGWQCCELAAHGGDRTAQLELGLGYARMDAHGRRLATRSGAANFKRAVRWLTQAGEQGLAEAWFVLSRIYTKPEFSQRNVVEAHSCLERAADLGHGPAQLECGMHAWRNRRDGVNNDVRAAYWLLQAQAQGSSEAEAALAKIAPRGEPGDWGQCAALHADGQLRQLGQSHPLLAARLELARRFHLSRAEALLLDLHAADQGHCLLIDISATHGRGKRRLALIRTAQERQLVDQVVRLFERVDCGVTGPEGNYRQRLYRLKCYLAELGVTQEQQFLAA from the coding sequence ATGGCAAATCGCGAAACATTAGGATTGATCAAGGGCGCACGTGCCGGCGATGTGGCGTGCCAGCTGGCGTTGGGACGGGTGTATCTGTTCGGACAGGGTGTGCCGCAGAGCTTGCCGACAGCCTTGCACTGGCTGGCGCGGGCAGCCCAGGAGAATAGCCAGGAAGCATGCTTGCTGATCGGTACGCACGTACCGTTCGAAGTGGCGCAACCGGCAGCCAGGACACTGATTCCGTATTACGCGCAGGCGTTCGATGCGGGCCTGGTGCAGGCGGGCCTGGTGCTGGCACAACTGGTGCTGGGCAACAACGCCAGCAGTTGCGAAACCTTGCGCGCCAAGGCGCGCGTGGCGCTGGACGCCGCCGTGCGTGCCGGCTTGCCCGATGCGCAATGGTTGTTATCCATGCAAGAAGGATCGTCCGCAGCCTCCATGCCGGATAGCGGCGTCGCTGGCGAGCATGCCCTCGACGGCGACGCGCCCCTGTACGCCTGGCTGGAGCAGGCCTGGAGCCAGGGCAACCATGCCGGCTTCCTGTCGCAAGGCTTGCCGCAGGCGCGCGAGCTGTTACAGCGCCAGGCCGCAGCCGGGGCGCGCACGATCGCGCTGGACACGCAGCAGGTGCTGTTGCTGTCGCGTTGTGCCCAGGCACTGGCGCCAGGCGGCGATGTCGAGGGTTGGCAATGTTGCGAGCTGGCCGCGCATGGCGGCGACCGCACGGCACAGCTGGAGCTGGGACTCGGCTATGCGCGCATGGATGCGCATGGCCGGCGGCTGGCCACGCGCAGCGGCGCGGCCAATTTCAAGCGGGCCGTGCGCTGGCTGACGCAGGCTGGCGAGCAGGGACTGGCCGAAGCCTGGTTCGTGCTGTCGCGCATCTATACAAAACCGGAATTTTCCCAGCGCAATGTGGTCGAAGCCCATTCCTGCCTGGAGCGTGCCGCCGACCTGGGACATGGCCCGGCCCAGCTCGAGTGCGGCATGCATGCCTGGCGCAATCGCCGCGACGGTGTCAACAACGATGTGCGTGCCGCCTATTGGCTGCTGCAGGCGCAGGCGCAAGGCAGCAGTGAAGCCGAGGCGGCGCTGGCGAAGATCGCGCCACGCGGCGAGCCCGGCGACTGGGGCCAGTGCGCCGCCCTGCACGCCGATGGACAACTGCGCCAGTTGGGTCAGAGCCACCCTTTGCTGGCGGCGCGGCTGGAGCTGGCGCGCCGCTTTCACCTGTCGCGTGCCGAGGCGCTGCTGCTCGATCTCCATGCGGCCGACCAGGGGCATTGCCTGCTGATCGATATCAGCGCCACGCATGGACGCGGCAAGCGGCGCCTGGCATTGATCCGCACGGCGCAGGAGCGCCAGCTGGTCGACCAGGTAGTACGCCTGTTCGAACGCGTCGATTGCGGCGTGACGGGGCCGGAAGGCAATTACCGGCAACGCCTGTACCGCCTGAAGTGCTACCTGGCCGAGCTGGGTGTCACGCAGGAACAGCAGTTCCTGGCGGCCTGA
- the dapF gene encoding diaminopimelate epimerase produces the protein MKLQFTKMHGAGNDFIVIDAINQDIDFTPAQWQRLADRRFGIGADQILVVEKPRLPGCDFRYRIYNNDGGEVEQCGNGARAFVKFVSEKGLSSKTSIRVETMAGIIAPRLELDGSITVDMGAPVLEPKLVPFDAGGLDGVAEGNDTLWPLDLALPGHNTPVLVSVVSMGNPHAVQVVDDVDAQDLEQSGPRIEHHPRFPRRVNAGYLQVIDRHHVKLRVYERGAGETLACGTGACAAAVAGIMRGLLDSPVRISARGGELSIAWQGPGQPVLMTGPAVTVFEGTIEL, from the coding sequence ATGAAACTCCAATTTACCAAGATGCATGGCGCCGGCAATGACTTCATCGTCATCGATGCCATCAATCAAGATATCGACTTCACGCCGGCCCAGTGGCAACGCCTGGCCGACCGCCGTTTCGGCATCGGCGCCGACCAGATCCTCGTGGTGGAAAAGCCGCGCCTGCCCGGCTGCGACTTCCGCTATCGCATCTATAACAACGATGGCGGCGAAGTCGAACAATGCGGCAACGGCGCGCGCGCCTTCGTCAAGTTCGTCAGCGAAAAAGGCCTGTCAAGCAAGACCAGCATCCGCGTGGAAACCATGGCCGGCATCATTGCGCCGCGCCTGGAGCTCGATGGCAGCATCACGGTCGACATGGGCGCGCCCGTGCTGGAGCCAAAACTGGTGCCGTTCGATGCTGGCGGCCTCGATGGCGTGGCCGAGGGTAACGACACCTTGTGGCCGCTGGACCTGGCGCTGCCGGGCCACAATACCCCCGTGCTGGTATCTGTCGTGTCGATGGGCAACCCGCATGCCGTGCAAGTGGTCGACGATGTCGACGCGCAGGATCTGGAGCAATCTGGCCCGCGCATCGAGCACCATCCGCGCTTTCCCCGCAGGGTCAACGCAGGCTACCTGCAGGTCATCGACCGCCATCACGTGAAACTGCGCGTGTATGAACGGGGCGCGGGCGAAACGCTCGCTTGCGGCACCGGCGCCTGCGCCGCCGCCGTGGCCGGCATCATGCGCGGCCTGCTCGACTCGCCCGTGCGCATCAGCGCGCGCGGTGGCGAACTGTCGATCGCCTGGCAAGGCCCCGGCCAGCCCGTCCTGATGACGGGCCCGGCCGTGACCGTGTTCGAAGGCACGATCGAGCTGTAA
- a CDS encoding lipid A biosynthesis acyltransferase yields MRLLIAFMWLLHWLPLPILGRFGVAVGSVLFIAMPTRRAIALTNLRLCMPELTEQQRVALARQHFQAYSRSVWERSILWWSSEERLNRLIKKVPAFPGQQIAAKPTILLCPHFVCLDVAGAATAMEISASSMYVQQKNAAFDQALRNGRSRFKPPKLFTRQDGIKTILRALRDGLPYFMLPDMDFGEKDAEFVPFFGVPAATLTATARLALAAKAQVIPVIATFLPNYQGWKVTYYPAWDDYPGDDITAATRRMNAFIEERVREAPAEYFWTHKRFKTRPEGEASFYNQHK; encoded by the coding sequence ATGAGACTGCTGATCGCTTTCATGTGGCTGCTGCACTGGCTGCCCCTGCCCATCCTGGGCCGCTTCGGCGTGGCCGTCGGCAGCGTGCTGTTCATCGCCATGCCCACGCGGCGCGCCATCGCCCTGACGAATTTGCGCCTGTGCATGCCGGAGTTGACGGAACAGCAGCGCGTGGCGCTGGCGCGCCAGCATTTCCAGGCGTACTCACGCAGCGTGTGGGAACGCAGCATCCTGTGGTGGTCGTCGGAAGAACGCCTGAATCGCCTGATCAAAAAAGTGCCCGCCTTCCCGGGCCAGCAGATCGCGGCCAAGCCCACCATCTTGCTGTGCCCGCACTTCGTCTGCCTCGACGTGGCCGGTGCCGCCACGGCCATGGAAATTTCGGCCTCGTCCATGTATGTGCAGCAAAAGAACGCCGCCTTCGACCAGGCCTTGCGCAACGGCCGTTCGCGCTTCAAGCCGCCCAAGTTGTTTACGCGCCAGGACGGCATCAAGACGATTCTGCGCGCGCTGCGCGACGGCTTGCCGTATTTCATGCTGCCGGACATGGATTTCGGTGAAAAGGATGCGGAATTCGTGCCCTTCTTCGGCGTCCCCGCCGCCACCCTGACGGCTACGGCGCGCCTGGCGCTGGCCGCCAAGGCGCAGGTGATTCCCGTCATCGCCACCTTCTTGCCCAATTACCAGGGCTGGAAAGTGACCTATTACCCGGCCTGGGACGATTATCCGGGCGACGACATCACGGCCGCCACGCGCCGCATGAACGCATTTATCGAAGAACGCGTGCGCGAAGCGCCGGCCGAGTACTTCTGGACGCATAAACGCTTCAAGACGCGTCCCGAAGGCGAAGCGTCGTTCTATAACCAGCACAAGTGA
- a CDS encoding lysophospholipid acyltransferase family protein, protein MLVPIFRFLSIFPLPVLHGLGAVLGWVIYAISPSYRRRMRENMQGAGFSQHLHTAVAEAGKSVLELPFIWCAPAERVARHATVENWELVEKALQHGRGIVFLTPHLGCFEIVAQQIALRTPLTVMYRPPKRAALKPLIEGARARENLMLAPANMSGVRIFAKCLKKGQPIGLLPDQVPQEGEGVWADFFGRPAYTMTLPAKLAQMGGAEVIITYAERLPGGRGYIVHFVPFTESLASTSAEQARTINAAMEQLIARSPAQYLWSYNRYKVPRGAAPPTPASPDAAKEQP, encoded by the coding sequence ATGTTAGTCCCAATTTTCCGCTTTTTATCCATCTTTCCCCTGCCCGTCCTGCATGGCCTTGGCGCTGTACTCGGCTGGGTGATTTACGCCATATCCCCGTCCTACCGGCGCCGCATGCGCGAGAATATGCAGGGTGCGGGGTTTTCGCAACACTTGCACACGGCCGTGGCCGAAGCGGGCAAGAGCGTGCTGGAACTGCCTTTCATCTGGTGCGCCCCAGCCGAACGCGTGGCGCGCCATGCGACGGTGGAAAACTGGGAACTGGTGGAAAAAGCGCTGCAGCATGGCCGCGGCATCGTCTTCCTGACGCCGCACCTGGGCTGCTTTGAAATCGTCGCCCAGCAAATCGCCCTGCGCACACCGCTCACCGTGATGTACCGCCCGCCCAAGCGCGCCGCGCTGAAGCCGCTGATCGAAGGGGCCCGCGCGCGCGAAAACCTGATGCTGGCGCCGGCCAACATGTCGGGCGTGCGCATCTTTGCCAAATGCCTGAAAAAAGGCCAGCCCATCGGCTTGCTGCCCGATCAGGTGCCGCAAGAGGGCGAAGGCGTGTGGGCCGATTTCTTCGGCCGCCCCGCCTACACCATGACCCTGCCGGCCAAGCTGGCGCAAATGGGCGGCGCCGAAGTCATCATCACCTACGCCGAGCGCCTGCCCGGCGGGCGTGGCTACATCGTGCATTTCGTACCCTTCACCGAGTCGCTAGCCAGCACCTCGGCAGAGCAGGCGCGCACCATCAACGCGGCGATGGAACAGTTGATCGCGCGTAGTCCCGCGCAATACCTGTGGAGCTACAACCGCTACAAGGTGCCGCGCGGCGCGGCGCCGCCCACGCCGGCCAGCCCCGATGCGGCCAAGGAGCAGCCATGA
- the metK gene encoding methionine adenosyltransferase codes for MSNDYLFTSESVSEGHPDKVADQISDAILDAILTQDPTARVAAETLCNTGLVVLAGEITTHANVDYIQVARETIKRIGYDNTEYGIDYKGCAVLVAYDKQSPDIAQGVDEGAGIDLDQGAGDQGLMFGYACDETAELMPAAIHYAHRLVERQSQLRKDGRLPWLRPDAKSQVTLRYVDGRPVGVHTVVLSTQHAPEISHKQIEEAVIEEIIKPILPREWLTETKFLVNPTGRFVIGGPQGDCGLTGRKIIVDTYGGAAPHGGGAFSGKDPSKVDRSAAYAARYVAKNIVAAGLARQCQVQVSYAIGVAKPINITVYTEGTGVIPDAEIAKLVLAHFDLRPKGIVQMLDLLRPIYQKSAAYGHFGREEPEFTWERTDKVALLRDAAGLK; via the coding sequence ATGTCAAACGACTATCTCTTCACTTCCGAATCCGTCTCGGAAGGCCATCCCGACAAGGTTGCCGATCAAATTTCCGACGCCATCCTTGACGCCATCCTGACCCAGGATCCGACCGCCCGCGTGGCTGCCGAAACCTTGTGCAACACGGGTCTGGTGGTACTGGCTGGCGAGATTACCACTCACGCCAATGTGGATTATATTCAAGTTGCGCGCGAAACCATCAAACGTATCGGCTACGACAACACGGAATACGGCATCGACTACAAGGGTTGCGCCGTGCTGGTGGCCTACGACAAGCAGTCGCCCGACATCGCGCAAGGCGTCGATGAAGGTGCGGGGATTGACCTGGATCAAGGCGCTGGCGATCAGGGCCTGATGTTCGGCTACGCCTGCGATGAAACGGCCGAGCTGATGCCTGCCGCCATCCATTACGCGCACCGCCTGGTCGAGCGCCAGTCGCAACTGCGCAAGGATGGCCGTCTGCCATGGCTGCGTCCGGATGCAAAATCGCAAGTGACCCTGCGCTACGTCGATGGCCGTCCCGTCGGCGTGCACACGGTCGTGCTGTCGACCCAGCATGCGCCGGAAATCTCGCACAAGCAGATCGAAGAAGCGGTCATCGAAGAAATCATCAAGCCCATCCTGCCGCGCGAATGGCTGACGGAGACCAAATTCCTCGTCAACCCGACGGGCCGTTTCGTCATCGGCGGTCCGCAAGGCGATTGCGGCTTGACCGGGCGCAAGATCATCGTCGATACCTACGGTGGCGCAGCCCCGCACGGCGGCGGCGCGTTCTCGGGCAAGGATCCGTCGAAAGTCGACCGTTCGGCAGCCTACGCCGCTCGCTACGTGGCGAAAAACATCGTCGCGGCAGGTCTGGCGCGTCAATGCCAGGTGCAGGTCAGCTACGCCATCGGCGTGGCCAAGCCGATCAACATCACCGTCTACACGGAAGGCACGGGCGTGATTCCCGACGCGGAAATCGCCAAGCTGGTGCTGGCGCACTTCGACCTGCGTCCAAAAGGCATCGTGCAAATGCTGGACTTGCTGCGTCCGATCTACCAGAAGAGCGCCGCTTACGGCCACTTCGGCCGCGAAGAGCCGGAATTCACGTGGGAGCGCACCGACAAGGTCGCCCTGCTGCGCGACGCTGCCGGTCTGAAGTAA